A stretch of the Serratia marcescens genome encodes the following:
- the tusA gene encoding sulfurtransferase TusA, whose translation MTDLFAQADQTLDALGLRCPEPVMMVRKTVRHMDNGETLLIIADDPATTRDIPGFCRFMEHTLVAQETEQAPYRYLLRKGV comes from the coding sequence ATGACTGACTTATTTGCCCAGGCAGACCAGACGCTCGACGCGCTGGGCCTGCGTTGCCCGGAACCGGTAATGATGGTGCGTAAAACCGTGCGCCATATGGACAACGGCGAAACGCTGCTGATTATCGCCGACGATCCAGCCACCACCCGCGATATTCCGGGGTTCTGCCGCTTTATGGAGCATACGCTGGTGGCGCAGGAGACCGAGCAGGCGCCATACCGTTATCTGCTGCGTAAAGGTGTATAA
- a CDS encoding 7-cyano-7-deazaguanine/7-aminomethyl-7-deazaguanine transporter: MYSFTAQQRFTALVWLSLFHIAIITSSNYLVQLPITVFCFHTTWGAFTFPFIFLATDLTVRIFGAPLARRIILAVMVPALFISYVISTVTYQGEWQGFAALGSFNLFVARIAVASFMAYVLGQILDVHVFNRLRQRSAWWVAPAAAMFFGNISDTLAFFFIAFYKSSDPFMANNWVEIALVDYSFKVMICLLFFLPMYGVLLNMLLKRIAARSGSLQPS; this comes from the coding sequence ATGTATTCGTTTACCGCACAGCAGCGCTTCACGGCGTTGGTCTGGCTTTCGCTGTTTCATATCGCCATCATTACCTCCAGCAACTACCTGGTGCAGCTGCCGATCACCGTTTTCTGCTTCCATACCACCTGGGGCGCCTTTACCTTCCCGTTTATCTTCCTCGCAACCGATCTGACCGTGCGCATTTTCGGCGCGCCGCTGGCGCGGCGGATTATCCTGGCGGTGATGGTGCCGGCGCTGTTCATCTCTTACGTGATCTCCACCGTCACCTATCAGGGAGAATGGCAGGGCTTCGCGGCGCTGGGCAGTTTTAACCTGTTCGTGGCGCGCATTGCCGTGGCCAGCTTTATGGCCTACGTACTCGGCCAGATCCTCGACGTTCACGTCTTTAACCGCCTGCGCCAGCGCAGCGCCTGGTGGGTGGCGCCGGCGGCGGCGATGTTCTTCGGCAACATCAGCGATACGCTGGCGTTCTTCTTCATCGCCTTCTACAAGAGCAGCGATCCCTTCATGGCCAATAACTGGGTGGAGATCGCGCTGGTGGATTACAGTTTCAAGGTGATGATCTGCCTACTGTTCTTCCTGCCGATGTACGGCGTGTTGCTGAACATGCTGCTCAAACGCATCGCAGCGCGCAGCGGCAGCCTGCAGCCGAGCTGA